From the Euphorbia lathyris chromosome 6, ddEupLath1.1, whole genome shotgun sequence genome, one window contains:
- the LOC136232970 gene encoding FCS-Like Zinc finger 2-like: MDSVSGSRRGCFVEEDDGGLASLASMEAGFSGNNLSRSLCYGRKGSFGNLSSYSLSSPRSARFYDARFEDHHHLPHFLESCFLCKKTLGDNKDIFMYRGDTPFCSEECRQEQIEIDEGKEKNWNLSSIKALRKKEQNNNNNSISSTKTQNYPSRTGTVAAA, encoded by the exons atgGACTCAGTTTCAGGGAGTAGAAGAGGTTGTTTTGTTGAGGAAGATGATGGAGGATTGGCTTCTCTTGCATCTATGGAAGCTGGATTTTCAGGCAACAATTTGTCTAGGTCTCTTTGCTATGGAAGAAAGGGTAGTTTCGGTAATTTATCTTCTTATTCTCTTTCTTCACCAAGATCCGCAAGGTTTTATGATGCAAGATTTGAAGATCATCATCATCTGCCTCATTTCTTGGAATCTTGTTTTCTTTGCAAGAAAACATTGGGTGATAACAAGGACATCTTTATGTACAG AGGGGATACACCATTCTGTAGTGAAGAGTGTAGACAAGAGCAAATAGAGATAGATGAAGGGAAAGAGAAGAACTGGAATTTATCTTCAATAAAAGCATTAAGAAAAAAAGAacagaataataataataattcaattTCGTCAACCAAAACCCAGAATTACCCTTCTCGGACAGGTACTGTAGCCGCAGCATAA